CCCCAGCAGTTTCATCTTCATAATCCATTAAGGTCTTAATCTTTTCCGCTTGTTCGATGGGAATTAGGCGCATATAATGGACAATTTTATTAGGAGAAAACTTTTTCAGGATATCCGCTGCATTATCTCGGTACATTTCTCCCAGCATATTGGCTGCATATTGGTCATCCATGGCTTCTAAATAATCAATAATATCTTCTTGCTCATCCTCATCCAAAACGTCATAAACATCGGCTAATTCCTTAGCTGAGATATATTGGTAAAGCAGACGACGTTCTTCATCACTTAGTTTGATATAAATTTTGGCTTGGTCATAAGGATGGTTCTTAAAAAATTCAAAACGCAAAGCCGACTGGTCATGTTTAGCTAAGGCTTCTTTAACGCGGTCAACAATTTCTTCAGGAGTCAATTCCTCTTCTTGTTCTGGCTTAGAACTGCTAAGTCTTTTTTGTTCTTGATCCTTCATTTAGGCGTCCCCCTTTTGATAACTAGCTAACCAAGTTTTAAAGTCTTGGGATAAAGGTGCTTCAATCACTAAATCTTCCTGGGTTAAAGGCTGCTTGAAGGCCAGGCGCTGACAGTGTAAAGCCTGACCAGACAGCCCGGCTTCCTGACTACCACCGTAGAGATCGTCCCCACAAAGAGGGGCGCCTAGATAAGCAAAGTGGACTCTAATTTGATGGGTACGTCCGGTATGGAGTTGAACCCGATAGCGGTACAATCCAGCCTGACTATCCTCCAACCAATACTCTGTCTTAGCGTGTTGACCGTCCGCTCTGATACAGCGTTCGATAATTGAGCCCTCCTTGCGACCAATCGGCGCTTCAATCAGGCCATGCTGGTCTGACCCGATAGCAGAATGGGTAAAGGCTAAATACTGCTTATTGATGCCGCCAGACTGCATTAATTGATCGATTTGCGAATGGGCGTACTTGTGTTTAGCAAAGATCATCGCTCCACTCGTAAAGCGGTCTAAACGGGTCACGACATGGATGACTTGGTTTTCGTAATTTTTTCTAACAAAGTAAGCTTTAACGAAATTAGCCATGGAGTATTCATCCTTAAATTGTGAAGGAATGGAGGTGTAGCCGGCCGGCTTATTAACAATTAAATAATCGCGGTCTTCATAAAGAATATCCAAAGGAAAATCCACCGCCATAATTTGATCTTGGCTGCCCTCAGCTGGGTAGATGATGGTCACTTGGTCTCCCAAAGAAAGGAAGTATTTACTCCCAACTCGCTTATTATTAACTATAATAGTCCCCCCATGGTATTTGATTTTAGCCAGTTGACGGCGGGAAACGCCTTTTTGCCTAAGAAAAGTCTTCACATATACTTCCTGGTCACAAGTCCATGAGAAAAATAACATAAGTCGTCAATTATCCTTTCTTATCGCGGTCGCCTAGGCCAATAAAGGCATTTTCCACTCGGTCCCAGAAATGCATATGACGGTACCTGGCAAAGTGAACCCGTGATTTAGCAATTCGGAACTCAATATTTTTCACTCCTTTTAGGGAAAAAGATAAGTGATCCAGGGTCATAAAGACTCCTGCTAAAAATTCATCATCCAATTTTACCCGGATCCACTCATCTCCAGCAATCAGGATAGGACTAGAGATGGTGCGGTAGACCCGGTTATTTAAAGAAGCAATCTCTGTGACTTGCAGGGTATCCAAGCGGGGATGAACCACCGCGCCTCCTAGAGACTTGTTCAAACCTGTTGACCCAGTCGGTGTCGATACACATAAGCCGTCCCCTTTAAAGAGTTCAAATTTTTCTTCCTTTATAAAGACTTCCCCAGTCATCGTCCCTTCAAAACGGCGTAAGGTCGCTTCGTTAAGCGCAATCAGGTGATTTTTTTCGCCATCAACCTTTTCTAAAGCCACTTCTAAAAGCGGGTAAGAGACACTCTCACCCGAGTCATTGAGGAGAAAATCAATAAACTGGTCCAATTCATCAACTGTCCAGTCGGTATAAAAACCTAAGTGCCCAGTATGAACGCCGACAAAACGGACATGGTCGAGCTGTTTTTCATAGTGGTGGAAGGCTTCCAATAAGGTCCCGTCCCCACCAATGGATACCACAATATCTGGATGGTCTTGGTCAATGCTGAAATCAGCCTGTTTACACGCAGAAAGCAGCCTGGCTTGGACATCCTTAGATGATTCATTGTCGTTACTTACTATTGCGATACGCATTGGTTGATTCTCCTTTTACATCCATATTATGATAAAATTTTAACTTGAAAAAATAATTCTTTTGGCCTATTTTATTAAGTAATTATATTAACTTAACTATAATCCTTACCCTACTATTAAAACATATTTTTCTTGCTTTAGGCAGCGATTACTGACTTTAAAGGCAAGTTTTTTGGCAAGCCCTTCAATGCTTGTTATAATACTTGGAGAAAAGAGGAGAGTGAATTTATGCACAAGGACATTGAAACAGAATATAAAAATATTCTCAGTCCAGAAGAATATCAAAAGCTCTTATCTTTATTTGATCTTCATTTAAATGAAGCCAAGCACCAACATAATATGTACTTTGACACCGAGTCTCTTCGCTTGAAGGCAAACCACAGTGCCTTAAGGATTCGACTCAGTGATACCTATGCCCATCTCACCTATAAGCAGTCACTGACTAGCGCCAAATCCTTGGAAGTCACTGATAAGGTCAGCCGTGAAAGTGCGCAAGCTATGATGGAGACAGGTCAGTTTCAGCCTGGAGCACACTTAAGCGACTTATTCCATGAAATTGGTTTATACGCGAGCGAATTACGACCCATTGGTCAATTTAAAACCACTCGCTTGGAAAAAAATTGGAAAAAGCAAAAGCTTGTATTAGACGCTTGCTCTTTTTACACTTACAATGATTATGAATTAGAATTAGAAATTGAGCCTGGAGAGGACGATCCAAAGCGTTATTTTAATGAATTTTTATCTAGCTATCATATTACTCGTCGGCCTTCCAAGCCAAAAATTGCCCGGATGCAATTAGATAAACCATTATATCCATTCGAATAATTTATACAGTTTGATCATCATTAATTGGGGGAGAATACAATGAAATCGGACTATAATTGTCATAGCATGGCAAAAAAACATCATAATAATCATATTTTTGAAATCTTTTTATTTGTTAATCCAATTGACCCGTTTTGTCTAGAGTTGGAAGAAGAGTTATTGCGTTTTGTTGCCCACAGTGATAAAAAAATCTACTTCCGCCTCGTCTCCTGTGTGGACCACCACTTCTTTTGGAACTATTTCAAGACTTTAGCCAAAAACAAGCAAAGCTTAGAAGAGAGAAATGAACTTTACCAATGCATGTATAAGGTGTCTTTGGGATACAAGGCCGCTCTCTGCCAAGGTAAGAAGCGAGGACGCACTTTCCTAATGACCATGCAAGAAGTCTTTGGCTGTCAAAAGAAATCTTACAGCTTAAAGCGTATGGAGAAATATGCTAAAAAGATTGGCCTTGACTTTGATATGTGGATGGAAGATCTCTATTCTAAGCAAACCCGTGAAGATGTTCTGGAGGATTTACAATTGGCCCATCAAATGGAAATTGTGAACTACCCTTCTTTAGTTATCTTTGATAACTTAAACTACCAATACGGTCTTAGAATCGAAGATGCCTTCACAGCCCAAGATCTGGAAGAATTGACCACTCAAATGTTGCCCCAAGCAGAAAAAAAATTAGCGAGCCTGCTCATTTAGAGAGAGAAAACAAGAGCCAGTCAAAGAAAAAATCACAATACCGCTCCTTAGATAAGGACAGTCTCAAATTAATCCGCCATTGAAATTAATTTGGCAACCTTTTTCCATATAAAAAGCGATCCGCAAAAACGGATCGCTTTTTTTATAGCAATTTTACCATGGCTTGACTAACCTGCCATAACCAGTTCTCATAAGCAAAGCTCAATTGGGGCCTAAAGGGACGCGGATTAAGGTAATTCAGTAAAAAAGTATAGATCTCTGAATCAAGTAAATTTTCTTCTTTAAGTAGGAAAACATAGGCAGCTAATAACCAGAGTTTTTCTTTGATATAGATAGACTCTCCCCTAAAGAAAAAACAAGTATCCGGTAAGTCGTCTAAGGACAATTTTCGAAAATAGAGCTGCTCTAGGAGCTTTTTCTCGGCCTTAAGCGGACGTTGACGAATTTTGCGCCTTAAAGACCGGGTCTCCCTTGCTTTTAACAACTGACTAATCCCGGGTCCGCTAGTCCCTTCTTGATTAAGTAAGCCAACTTGCTTGGGGTAAGAAAATAAATAGAGATAATTGTCAATACTTAAGTGATAACGGCATAAGAGATGACCATAATCGTTAAAACTTTGTATTTCAACTAAGCGAGTCTCCTCCACCCAATAAGGCAAATAAGTGCCAAAGCAGGGCAAATACTGAAAAAACGGAGCTAAACGATTTAAATTGTTTGCCGTTAAGCGTAAGTCTCTTTGTTTAGGATTGAGTAGCCACAAAACCTGCACTTTTGCTTGATGATAATCCTGCTCGCGACTGATGACAGCTTCTTTGGTCAGTAGGCTAGCCTGAAGTTCAATACTTACCACCACATCTCCTGCTTGAAAGAGGATATCTGAACGATGGTCAGGCGTGTAACTAGCGACTTCTACACGGGCCTGATAGCCCTTGGCTACTAAGATTTGCCTAATCTGCTCTTTATTATTCAAGTGCCAATGGGATTCCCGGCGCCAATATTTGAGGCTTAATTGATTATTTTGGTGGGCAAAATGTGGCTTCTTCCTTGAATGACAACGATAAACTAATTCTTGCCCGCAATTTGGGCAGTAGAAGTTCTGCTGGTTAAGGGCTAATATTTTTCTTTGAATGCGGTCATCAACCTCATAAGAACTAATCAACTGGCCATTAGCTAATTTTGCATAATACATGATTATTCCCCCTCATAGGAATATATCCGTAATCAGGGTTAAAATTAGCTGATTAATGCAGGATCAATTCTTTTTATCTAAAACCAATCGCTTTTTCAATGCGTGCTAGGGTTTGGTTAGCGACTTCATTGGCTTGTTTAGCACCGGCTGCTAAAACATCATCCAGTTCACTGCTTGCTAAGAGACGTTGATAGTCTTTTTGCATCGGTTCTAAAACGGCAATTAGCGCTTGGCTGAGGTCCTTTTTCAGTTGACCATAACCCGAATTGGCATAGGTTTTTTCTAGTTGACTAATGCTTTGGTCAGAAAAGGCTGAGAAAATATCTAATAGGTTAGAAACGCCTGGTTTATTTTCTGGATCATAGGAAATTTCTCCGCTCGAGTCCGTTACCGCACTTTTAATTTTCTTTTCAATCGTTTTCGGATCATCCAGTAAGGAAATAAAAGCTTTTTATTGTCATCTGATTTACTCATTTTCTTGCTTGGATCTTGTAAACTCATAATCCGCCCACCTGCCTTCGGTGTATAGATGTCTGGTTTAACCAATAGCTTTTCTTCCTTAGTGCCGAAGCGGTTATTGAAACGGTCGACAAAATTACGAGTCAATTCCATATGTTGCTTTTGGTCTTCACCTACCGGTACCAAGTCAGCGTCATAAAGCACAATGTCAGCCACCATCAAAGCGGGATAGCCTAAAAGGCCGGCAAAAATATTGTCTTGCTTTTGCGCCTTGTCCTTAAACTGAGTCATCCGTTCCAATTCCCCTAGTGGAGTCAGACATTGGACAATCCAAGCTGCTTGAGCGTGGGCTGGAACCTGACTTTGGATAAAGATAGCCGATTTGTTAGGATCAACCCCTAAGGCTAGGTATAAGGCCGCCAAAGATCTGGTATTCTTTCTTAAAGTCTCTGGATCTTGGGCAACAGTGATGGCATGTTCATTGACCACACAATAATAAGTGTCAAATTGATCCTGTAAATCGACAAATTGCTTTAAGGCACCCACGTAATTACCAATGGTTGGCGTGCCGCTTGGTTGTACCCCGGAAAAAATTCGTTTCATGAAAAGAAAACCTCCTCTAATTTTCCCTATTATATCACGAACCTGATCGGATAGACGGTATAAGTAATAAATTCACGAAGTCTTTTTTAATCGAGCTGGTGATTTTTTCGCTTATAAATAGTAAAAATAGCTTTCTCAAACAGAGTTTTACTCTGTGTTATATTTTATAAGTTAAAAAATCAGAAATTGATCAAACAAAGGTCAAATAGCGACTATATTGAAATACCTAGTTCCATATTGCTTATTTTATCACAAGCTTCACTAAGTTTTGCTCATTTATTTTTAAAAAAGAACTAGTATACGGTTCACTTTTATGATATACTGTGTATGTATACGGAACACAAGTCAAACCTTAAAGGAGAAATTGACATGGTTAAATTATATACTTCCCCTAGTTGTACTTCTTGCCGCAAAGCTCGGGCTTGGCTAGAAGAACACAACATTGCCTATGTGGAACGTAATATATTCCAAGAACCTCTAAGCCGCGATGAGATTAAAGAAATCTTAAGAATGACAGAAGATGGTACTGAAGAGATTATTTCTACGCGTTCAAAAGCCTTTCAAGAATTACATATTGATTTAAATGAAATCAGTTTAAATGAATTATTCGATCTTATCCAAGAAAACCCAGGACTATTGCGTCGACCAATCATTATGGACGAAAAACGTCTGCAAGTAGGCTATAATGAAGATGAAATTCGTCGCTTCTTGCCAAGAGAAGTAAGAACGATCGAACTTCACGAAGCTTTAAGAAAAATGGGATAAGATCCCTTACTTTTTAAATCGATGGCATGTTCATCCTCTAGCTTTTTGAATGGAGGGTGGAGGTGCCCTTTTTTCATTTTAGATGATTTATGGTAAAATAATCGTTGAAACAAAATATGCTTAAAGAAAAGATAATCACTAAATATTCGGAGGTGATTTGTGATGGAAATGGAGTATCTTAACGATAATACCATGCGCGTATTCATTGCCAAAGATGATCTCGAATCGCGCGGAATTACCCTCTTAGACCTCATGAAAGATCAAAGCCAAGTTGAAAACTTCTTTATGAGTATCTTAGAAGAAGCAGATGTTTCAAAGCGTTTTCAAGATTCAGAAGCTTTAACTTTCCAAGTCCTTCCTAAAAATGGCGGTATCGACCTCTATATTAGTAAAGCCACAGCAGATGGCCAATATATGGACAAGGATGGCTTGGAAAATCTACTTGAAAATATTACACAAAATATGAGTTCCGAGGAGGAAAACTCCTCTACAAACCCTAGTGAAGCAGACACAAAGGGAGGTCGACCTGAATTTGCTTTAGCCTTTAAGTCCTGGGACCAAGTCCTGACTTTTCTGAAATCCTACCAAGTGGATGAAGCCAGCCTAGAAGTCTATGTCTACCAAGATCTTTTTCAAGTGATTATAAGATTTGAAAAAGAAGACCTAACCCAGGCTAGACAAGCAGATCTGACTAGCTATGCTTTAGAGTTTGGTCATCTGAGTCCCTTTGCTCCTGCTCTACTCCGCGAGCATGGCCAATTATTAATTCATCCAGAATCAATTAACCAGGTCGCTCAATTATTCCAATAAAAAAATCCAGCTCATCAGCTGGATTTTTTTATTGGAATAATTTTCTCGTAGGCATAGCGTCTGCCACTACCCGCTAATTCAATCTCTCCTAAGTACTGATAACCGGCTTTTAAGATAATCTTCTGCATGCCAAGGTTATCGGGATGGGTATCAATTCTTAAGTCATTAATCTTTAAGTGATCGGCTAAGTCTTCAAAGGCTTGAAATAAGGCCCAACTAAGCCCCTGACCGCGGTACTTAGTCGCCAAGGCCACCCGATGAAAAGCTAGGTAGTCTCCCTGGCCCTGCCAAATTGAATAGTTGTCATAATCCCTGTCTATAGGCCTGGCAATAAAAAATCCGACCACATCCCCTTCGATTAAGCCTAAATACGCGTTTTTTCCTTCAATATCTTTTAATAGGCTGTCCGCTTGGTAGACGGTTGGATCTTGCCATTGATCAATATTTTGTTGGCGTAAATAGGCCGCTCCCGCCTTAATAATCGCCTGTATAGCTGGTAAATCTTCACTCTGAGCTAAGCGAATTCGCATTTTTTCCATCCTAATTCCTCCCGGTAAGAAGTTCATTACCACTTTACCATAAAGTCCATTTGCATGAGTAATAAAAATTCTTTAGCTCAAAATAAAAAAGCTTCCATCCACAGATATTTCTAAAGTCTCATGTGGATAGAAGCTTTTAATGCTTAGTAGGTAATCGTTAAGAAGTTAGGACTATTTTTGCCCTTCTTCTTGAAGTTTATGGAAGTCTTCTTCTGGTTGATCATTGTCGGTCCAGGCTTTTTGGTCAGCGTTACCAGAGATTTCTTTAATTTTCTTCTCAACGTCTTCACTTTGGTAGGCTTTGACAATCTTCTTATAAATTTCATTATCTTTATTTTCAGATTTCACTGCAATAATATTCTTATATTGAGTTCCTAAATTATCAAGGTCATCGGTATCAGAGAAAATACCATCATTAGGATCAAAACCAGCTGAAACCGCGTAATTGGTATTAGCAACAATAGCGTCAGAGTCTTTCAAGGCACGTGGCACTTGGGCAGCATCCATTTCAACCAGCTCAATATTTTTAGGATTCGAGGTAATATCATTAACAGTAGGAGTAATCCCTGCATTATCGTCGATTTCTAAGACACCAGCTTGTTCTAATAAGAGTAAGGCCCGGCCCCCATTAGTAGCGTCATTAGGGATAGCTACTTTAGCATTTTGAGGAAGGTCTTTAAGGTCTTTAACCGTATCGGAGTAGACCACCATGGCTGAAATATAAGTATAACCAATCGGCACTAAGTCAGCATTATTGTTCTTATTATAGTCCAATAAATAAGCCACATGTTGCATAGCATTCATGTCAATTTCGCCTTCTTGAACGGCCCGGTTAGGTTGCACATAATCAGAAAATAGTTGAACTTTTAAGTCAATATTTTCATCTTTCAATTTTTCAGAGACTTCGGTCCAAATCTTTTCTTCATTTTCACCAGCAACCCCAACAGTGACAGTACCGCCCTCTTCTGGCGCTTTGGCTTCTTTTGAACAGCCTCCTAGTAATAATAAGGATAGGGCTGAGGCTAAAACAACATTCCATTTCTTCATAAAAATTCTCCCCTTTTATAATTCCTTTAATGTTCGAAATGTTTTACTAAACGGTCAGCAACAGCTTGACTGATGAAGACCATAATTAAAATCAATAAGGTAGCAACTAGGATTACATCATTTTGGTAGCGTTGATAACCACGGTTAATGGCTAAGTCACCAAGACCTCCACCACCAACGACACCTGCCATGGCGGTTAAGCCAATCACATTAATAACGGTGAGGGCAGATACCCGAATCAAACCTGGGATAGCTTCTTTCAAGTAAACCCGGGTAACAATTTCACTTGTTGTAGATCCCATGGCTAGGGCTGCTTCTATGACACCAGGATCAATTTCTAATAAGGCGTTTTGGACTTGACGGGCATAGAAAGGAATCGTCCCCACAATTAAGGGAACCAGGGCTCCTGCTGTCCCGATGGCTGTCCCCATAATTAGGCGGGTAAAGCCCCCTAAAAGTGCTATTAAAATAACGAAGGGAATCGACCGACCGATGTTAACAACCTTATCTAAGACATTATAAACTGCCTTATTTTCTTTAAGACCTCCTGGCATATAGAGAACTAGGAAGACGCCGATCACTAAACCAATAGCAAAGGCAAAGAGGCAGGTAATAACCGTCATAAATAAGGTTTCCCAAGTGGCTTCAACGAATTGGTCGGAAATAGCTACCACATTTGGCATGATTTTTTCTAAGAATTCCATGCTTATTTATCCCCCTTCTCTATATGATCGAACGCATACTCCTTAGTATGAGACCCACTGCTATGGACAAAGTTAATGGCTTCTTGGACTCGGCTAGGTTCTCCATTTAAGGAAATCAGAAGCGTCCCCACCGGCGTTCCTTGAAGAATTTCAATATTGGCATAAAGGATATTAGCTAATAAATCATACTTCTTAGTCAAGGAGGCAATCAAAGGCTCCCCAGTAGAAGCTCCGGTAAAGTCAATCCGTAAGAGGCGGTCACCGGGCTCAATATTTAATAAATCAGGGTTGGCCAGGATGGTTTCAATGCCTTTTTCGGTCGGACTAGCTGAACTAATAAAGTCTTGGGTTAATTCTTCATGCGGATTTGAGAAGATATTTAAAATACTGTCTTGTTCAACCACTGAGCCAGCTTCCATAACCGCTACCCGGTCACAGATTTGTTTGATAACAGCCATTTCATGGGTAATAATGACAATGGTAATTCCCAATTCGCGGTTAACTTGCTTGAGCAAGTCTAAGATTTGGCTAGTTGTCTTAGGGTCTAAGGCACTGGTAGCTTCATCACAGAGAAGGACATGGGGATCATTGGCCAAGGCCCGCGCAATAGCGACTCTTTGCTTTTGACCACCGGATAATTGACTAGGATAAGAATCCCCCCGGTTACCCAAGCCTACCAGGTCCAGTAAGTGTTGGACTTTCTTTTGACTTTCTTCTTTAGATAAGCCGGACCCCTTTAAGGGATAGGCAACATTTTCGGCAACTGTCCGGGATTTCATTAAGTTAAAATGTTGGAAAATCATTCCAATTTTTTTACGGGCTAGACGTAGATCTTTTTCAGATAGGGCTGTAATTTCTTGACCATTAACAAAAACCTGTCCACTACTTGGTCTTTGCAGGCAATTAATGGTTCTGACTAAGGTACTTTTTCCAGCGCCAGAGTAGCCAATCACACCGAAGATTTCTCCTGATTGGATGGATAAGGACACATCCTTAACGGCATGAACGGCTTTATCATCACTCTCAAAAGTAACGGATACATTTTTTAATTCAATCAAAACGACCGCCTACCTTTCTATCACTTTCATAAACACTATTCTAACATTTTTTTGCCTTTTCAGCATGGCTTCTATTATATTACACTTGATCGCTTTTATCGATAACAAATTTGAATTGCCCACAGGTCTCTTACTTTACTTTCAAAAACATTAATTTTATAATTATTCTAAAGTAGAAAGTAATGCTAGAGAAAGGATATGATACATAATGGCATACACAGAAACAAAAAAAGCACTTAATCAATTAGTTGCTGACCTGGTTCAAGCCCACACCGTTATCCATCAAATTCACTGGTATATGCGTGGGGAAGGTTTTCTTTTCTATCATCCAAAACTCGATAGCTTTATGGATGATATTCTTGAACAGCTCGATGTTGTTTCTGAACGTATAATTACTATCGATGGTTCCCCCTTCTCAACCCTTAAAGAATTTTCTGACCACACCCGTATTCCCGACCATAAGGGCGAGTGGAATACCAGTATCCAAGAAGATATGCATCGGGTTGCTGATGTTATCCGCATCTTAGCAGACGACTATCAATTAGGGGTCGATGCAGCAAGTAAGGAGGGTGATGTCGCTAGTGAGGACATCTGTACTGGCTACCTCCGTGACGCTCAAAAAACCCTATGGATGGTGGAAGCGGAACTGGGCCAAGCCCCTAATATTGACAAAGACTAAGGCCAATAAAATTTACTTATAAACATAAAAAGGACCGCTGTGGGTCCTTTTTTAACACTTATTTTTCAAGTGCAGCCTTGGCTTGGTCACAGATTGCAGTGAAAGCTTCAGCATCGTTAACAGCGATATCTGCTAACATTTTACGATTGATATCCACGTTAGCTTGGTGTAAACCGTTCATTAAACGGCTATAGCTTAAGCCATTTAAACGTGCAGCCGCATTAATACGGGTAATCCATAAACGACGGAAGTCACGTTTTCTTTGACGACGGTCACGGTAAGCGTATGAATAAGATTTCATAACCGCTTGTTTAGCTACTTTATAGTTGGTTGATTTGCTACCAAAGTAACCTTTTGCTAATTTTAAATATTTTTTACGACGACGGCGTGTAACCGTTCCACCTTTAACACGTGCCATGTTATTCCTCCTTGATTATACTTAGTTCTCTATCTATGCGTCCTGCTTAACTGATCTTACTTGTAAGTGTCAAGCATTTGTTTAATACGTCTTTGGTCGGAAACATGCACCATTGCTGGTTGTTTGTGTTGACGACGTTGTTTCTTGGTTTTACCGTGAAAACGGTGTGAACGTTCTGAATGGCTACGTTTTAATTTTCCTGATGCAGTACGTTTAAAACGTTTAGCTGACGCACGATGTGTTTTTTGTTTTGGCATAATATATCCTCCTGAAATTAATCTTCTTTTGGTGCTAATTGTAGTTGCATAGAGCGTCCTTCCATCTTAGGTTTTTGCTCTACAGTAGCTACATCAGCAAGTTCGCTGGCAAAGCGTTCCAAAACCTCGCGACCTAAATCTTTATGGGTAATGGCGCGACCTCTAAAGCGAATAGAAACCTTCACCTTGTCCCCTTTATCAATGAATTTCTTTCCTTGACGTACTTTAGTTTGAAAGTCGTTTTCATCAATCGTTGGGCTTAAACGGATTTCTTTCACTTGAATCGTCTTTTGATTTTTACGTTGTTCACGCGCTTTACGTTGCTGTTGATAACGATATTTACCATAATCCATAATCCGAGCAACAGGCGGCTTAGCATTAGGTGAGACCAGAACTAAATCGAGTCCTGCTTCCTCAGCCCGCTCTAAGGCATCTCTTTTTGAAATAACCCCTAGCTGTTCTCCTTCTGGATCGATAACGCGTAATTCTTTTGCACGAATATCTTCATTAGTAAATAATTCGTTAAATTTATTCTTAGCGATATACCTTCACCTCCGAATGTTAAAGTGACAACAATAAATGAGATTTCGGCATAGAAAAACGGCGAATATAAAACACTATACCCGCCGTACTTGCACAATAGTCCCTGGGGACCATGTGTCACTGTATCTATCGGCCCGAGGACGTCCTTGTCAACTCAGGCGAGAAACGGGTGTTTCTGCTTCTTTTCTCAACTTTTATAGATTACTATAAAGCTTTCACCTTGTCAAGACATTATTCTTTAATTTGTGCTTTAAAGGCTTCTTTCACTTTTAAGAGCAGGTCAGGATCCTGATCAAGTTCAATAGCTAAAGCGACAAAGGCTTCCACGGCTCGCTTAAGTTGCTGGTGGGCTTCCGAACTATCAGCAACTTGGAGAAACCCTTCTTCATGAACGAAAACCTTACCCTGACCAACGCCCACATTGCCATAAAAAGTTGGGCAAGCATAGCTCACATTGCCAATATCAGTAGACCCAGGTTTTTCCTCTTCCTCACTAATATCGTCAAAACCACTCAGGCGCATGTGATCTTCCATGCGGTCGGCCAAGACTGGATTAACTAAGAGGTCATAGAATTCATTTTCTGGATAGCTGATTTCCAATTGA
This genomic window from Aerococcus sp. Group 1 contains:
- a CDS encoding RluA family pseudouridine synthase yields the protein MKTFLRQKGVSRRQLAKIKYHGGTIIVNNKRVGSKYFLSLGDQVTIIYPAEGSQDQIMAVDFPLDILYEDRDYLIVNKPAGYTSIPSQFKDEYSMANFVKAYFVRKNYENQVIHVVTRLDRFTSGAMIFAKHKYAHSQIDQLMQSGGINKQYLAFTHSAIGSDQHGLIEAPIGRKEGSIIERCIRADGQHAKTEYWLEDSQAGLYRYRVQLHTGRTHQIRVHFAYLGAPLCGDDLYGGSQEAGLSGQALHCQRLAFKQPLTQEDLVIEAPLSQDFKTWLASYQKGDA
- a CDS encoding NAD kinase, with translation MRIAIVSNDNESSKDVQARLLSACKQADFSIDQDHPDIVVSIGGDGTLLEAFHHYEKQLDHVRFVGVHTGHLGFYTDWTVDELDQFIDFLLNDSGESVSYPLLEVALEKVDGEKNHLIALNEATLRRFEGTMTGEVFIKEEKFELFKGDGLCVSTPTGSTGLNKSLGGAVVHPRLDTLQVTEIASLNNRVYRTISSPILIAGDEWIRVKLDDEFLAGVFMTLDHLSFSLKGVKNIEFRIAKSRVHFARYRHMHFWDRVENAFIGLGDRDKKG
- a CDS encoding CYTH domain-containing protein, whose product is MHKDIETEYKNILSPEEYQKLLSLFDLHLNEAKHQHNMYFDTESLRLKANHSALRIRLSDTYAHLTYKQSLTSAKSLEVTDKVSRESAQAMMETGQFQPGAHLSDLFHEIGLYASELRPIGQFKTTRLEKNWKKQKLVLDACSFYTYNDYELELEIEPGEDDPKRYFNEFLSSYHITRRPSKPKIARMQLDKPLYPFE
- a CDS encoding DsbA family protein; this encodes MKSDYNCHSMAKKHHNNHIFEIFLFVNPIDPFCLELEEELLRFVAHSDKKIYFRLVSCVDHHFFWNYFKTLAKNKQSLEERNELYQCMYKVSLGYKAALCQGKKRGRTFLMTMQEVFGCQKKSYSLKRMEKYAKKIGLDFDMWMEDLYSKQTREDVLEDLQLAHQMEIVNYPSLVIFDNLNYQYGLRIEDAFTAQDLEELTTQMLPQAEKKLASLLI
- a CDS encoding competence protein CoiA, yielding MYYAKLANGQLISSYEVDDRIQRKILALNQQNFYCPNCGQELVYRCHSRKKPHFAHQNNQLSLKYWRRESHWHLNNKEQIRQILVAKGYQARVEVASYTPDHRSDILFQAGDVVVSIELQASLLTKEAVISREQDYHQAKVQVLWLLNPKQRDLRLTANNLNRLAPFFQYLPCFGTYLPYWVEETRLVEIQSFNDYGHLLCRYHLSIDNYLYLFSYPKQVGLLNQEGTSGPGISQLLKARETRSLRRKIRQRPLKAEKKLLEQLYFRKLSLDDLPDTCFFFRGESIYIKEKLWLLAAYVFLLKEENLLDSEIYTFLLNYLNPRPFRPQLSFAYENWLWQVSQAMVKLL
- the spxA gene encoding transcriptional regulator SpxA, whose translation is MVKLYTSPSCTSCRKARAWLEEHNIAYVERNIFQEPLSRDEIKEILRMTEDGTEEIISTRSKAFQELHIDLNEISLNELFDLIQENPGLLRRPIIMDEKRLQVGYNEDEIRRFLPREVRTIELHEALRKMG
- a CDS encoding adaptor protein MecA, giving the protein MEMEYLNDNTMRVFIAKDDLESRGITLLDLMKDQSQVENFFMSILEEADVSKRFQDSEALTFQVLPKNGGIDLYISKATADGQYMDKDGLENLLENITQNMSSEEENSSTNPSEADTKGGRPEFALAFKSWDQVLTFLKSYQVDEASLEVYVYQDLFQVIIRFEKEDLTQARQADLTSYALEFGHLSPFAPALLREHGQLLIHPESINQVAQLFQ
- a CDS encoding GNAT family N-acetyltransferase, whose product is MEKMRIRLAQSEDLPAIQAIIKAGAAYLRQQNIDQWQDPTVYQADSLLKDIEGKNAYLGLIEGDVVGFFIARPIDRDYDNYSIWQGQGDYLAFHRVALATKYRGQGLSWALFQAFEDLADHLKINDLRIDTHPDNLGMQKIILKAGYQYLGEIELAGSGRRYAYEKIIPIKKSS
- a CDS encoding MetQ/NlpA family ABC transporter substrate-binding protein, whose amino-acid sequence is MKKWNVVLASALSLLLLGGCSKEAKAPEEGGTVTVGVAGENEEKIWTEVSEKLKDENIDLKVQLFSDYVQPNRAVQEGEIDMNAMQHVAYLLDYNKNNNADLVPIGYTYISAMVVYSDTVKDLKDLPQNAKVAIPNDATNGGRALLLLEQAGVLEIDDNAGITPTVNDITSNPKNIELVEMDAAQVPRALKDSDAIVANTNYAVSAGFDPNDGIFSDTDDLDNLGTQYKNIIAVKSENKDNEIYKKIVKAYQSEDVEKKIKEISGNADQKAWTDNDQPEEDFHKLQEEGQK